A region from the Anomaloglossus baeobatrachus isolate aAnoBae1 chromosome 11, aAnoBae1.hap1, whole genome shotgun sequence genome encodes:
- the CDC42EP5 gene encoding cdc42 effector protein 5, whose protein sequence is MPILKQSSSNSKKRTRIDREMISAPLGDFRHTMHVGRGGDVFGDTSFLSNHGPSSAPPVEVPKKNGLMKMASDHEENKMADSLSQLSQSSGIGSGAGSVSSSPVNNVSSKEDSLWSNSNTGGHSDQFDWISPGDCGLKHAESMLSFHLDLGPSILDDVLGVMDRDPPAPEWSNPDAQRDFDLKFAPVHATDGDKYTQSSSAVEPQGNHYSLSNTLPMTNPGFENISMTTSDHLEGNGSIYEEDSEEEEKRSIYEGIADSPVQHDNSLHISQRAELDEDDDDDDDEEEGQGYTFDDDLDDEIGV, encoded by the coding sequence atgcctatcctcaagCAATCCAGTTCTAACTCAAAAAAGCGGACCCGCATTGATCGAGAGATGATCAGTGCCCCATTGGGGGATTTTCGACACACCATGCACGTTGGAAGAGGAGGTGATGTGTTTGGGGATACCTCCTTTCTCAGTAACCATGGTCCTTCCTCAGCCCCACCAGTGGAAGTGCCAAAGAAAAATGGGCTCATGAAAATGGCCAGTGACCATGAAGAAAATAAAATGGCAGATTCATTAAGCCAGCTCTCGCAGTCCTCTGGAATTGGCTCTGGGGCGGGAAGTGTCTCCTCAAGCCCAGTCAATAATGTATCATCTAAAGAAGACAGTTTATGGAGTAACAGCAACACCGGTGGGCATTCTGATCAGTTTGACTGGATTTCACCTGGAGACTGTGGCCTTAAGCATGCAGAATCCATGTTATCCTTTCATCTTGACTTGGGCCCATCTATTTTGGATGATGTATTAGGTGTGATGGATAGAGATCCTCCAGCTCCTGAATGGAGCAATCCAGATGCCCAGCGAGACTTTGACTTGAAATTTGCGCCTGTCCATGCTACAGATGGTGATAAATACACACAATCATCCTCTGCTGTAGAGCCACAAGGAAACCACTATAGTCTATCCAACACATTGCCAATGACGAACCCTGGTTTTGAAAATATCTCTATGACCACCTCAGACCATCTCGAAGGAAATGGATCAATCTATGAAGAAGACAGCGAGGAAGAAGAAAAACGTTCCATCTATGAAGGTATTGCAGATAGTCCAGTGCAACATGACAACAGTCTACACATCAGTCAACGAGCAGAGCTAGATGAGGACGATGATGACGACGATGATGAAGAAGAAGGTCAAGGCTACACATTTGATGATGACCTAGATGATGAAATTGGAGTATAG